A single region of the Austwickia chelonae genome encodes:
- a CDS encoding FAD:protein FMN transferase: MRTDPADLPVLPVPGSPHPYVAAQVRRLMGMPVSIHMRGPDPRSPRVSTAVDEAYAELARIEATFSVWRVDSELSRLRRGELVWDDCSPQMHEVAALCEHYRQATAGFFSALLPEETTGELSYDPTGLVKGWAVARAAAHLAAVEGHAYCLNAGGDLMVGGTDESLGGGRPWRLGIADPDVSGQLVEVVELYAGAVATSGCSARGAHLVDPVTGNRPWRRGSVSVISPDIVEADAWATALFVGPAGLERELLAMPGRQVIWQ, encoded by the coding sequence ATGAGAACCGACCCTGCGGATCTGCCGGTTCTGCCCGTCCCGGGGTCGCCGCATCCGTATGTCGCCGCGCAGGTACGTCGGCTCATGGGAATGCCGGTGAGTATCCACATGCGCGGGCCGGATCCGCGCTCTCCACGCGTGAGCACAGCTGTCGACGAGGCCTACGCAGAATTGGCCAGGATCGAAGCAACCTTCAGCGTGTGGCGCGTCGACAGCGAACTGTCCCGGCTGCGTCGTGGGGAGCTGGTCTGGGATGACTGCAGTCCGCAGATGCACGAGGTGGCGGCGCTGTGCGAGCACTACCGCCAAGCCACTGCGGGGTTTTTCTCCGCGCTCCTCCCCGAGGAGACGACCGGAGAACTGTCCTACGACCCGACTGGGCTGGTCAAGGGTTGGGCAGTCGCCCGAGCTGCAGCACATCTCGCTGCTGTGGAAGGTCACGCCTACTGTCTCAACGCGGGTGGCGATCTCATGGTGGGCGGGACCGATGAGTCGCTCGGAGGCGGGCGCCCCTGGCGGCTCGGGATCGCGGACCCGGACGTTTCCGGACAGCTCGTCGAGGTCGTCGAGCTCTACGCCGGTGCTGTGGCCACGTCCGGCTGTTCCGCGCGAGGGGCGCACCTGGTGGATCCTGTGACCGGGAACAGGCCATGGCGTCGTGGGTCGGTGAGTGTCATCTCGCCGGACATCGTCGAGGCCGATGCCTGGGCGACCGCTCTTTTCGTGGGTCCGGCGGGTCTGGAGAGGGAACTGCTCGCTAT
- a CDS encoding FMN-binding protein: protein MNRWDPNLRNPAAVAEPGRLRRNLFVGVSTLSAVALAFGYHTSLEARSAGAAGSGGGPTGPRLPGSGASATAPPVTLKDGTYTGGANRTRYGDVQVQIVVSGGKITSSKTLAHPNSSAKDQRINSRAVPQYDAAVVRAQSAEIDAVSGATVTWDGYRGSLQSAIDQARA from the coding sequence ATGAACCGATGGGACCCGAATCTGCGGAATCCCGCCGCGGTAGCCGAACCGGGAAGATTACGTCGCAACCTGTTTGTCGGAGTGAGTACGCTGTCCGCCGTGGCCCTGGCTTTCGGCTATCACACCAGCCTTGAAGCGCGCAGCGCAGGCGCTGCAGGTTCCGGGGGAGGACCGACCGGTCCGCGGTTGCCCGGTTCCGGAGCCTCGGCAACAGCGCCTCCGGTCACGTTGAAGGACGGGACCTACACGGGCGGTGCCAACCGGACCAGGTACGGGGACGTCCAGGTGCAGATCGTCGTGTCCGGCGGGAAGATCACCAGCTCGAAGACCTTGGCCCACCCGAACAGCAGCGCGAAGGACCAACGGATCAATTCTCGGGCCGTCCCGCAGTACGACGCGGCCGTAGTGCGAGCCCAGTCTGCGGAGATCGACGCAGTATCCGGAGCGACGGTCACCTGGGACGGCTACCGGGGGTCGCTCCAATCAGCGATCGACCAGGCTCGGGCATGA
- a CDS encoding ferredoxin reductase family protein produces MNETTAVTAGQPGENLLGVFPVNAGRSATRLSTPHIPRWWSACAVAAIWVSLAFVLWLWWANGGVGRATSAAEGWTSMGRLTGLLSADLLLIQLLMIARIPAVEKAFGQDVLTRGHRVVGLGSFALMMAHLGMILFGYAGASWSLLWKTTVDVVVEMPAMLLATLGTVALCLVVLSSVRAARRRMRYESWHLIHLYAYLGCFLALPHQLWAGADFLSSPVATVYWWTLWVVAALSVLLFRVGLPVMRNLRHRLVVTEVSASAGGVTTVTMTGRELERLPVVGGQFFLWRFLDGPGWTRAHPYSLSAAPDGRSLQITVAGVGDGARRLATLRTGTRVLIEGPYGRLHEGVRRRRPALLMAAGIGIAPMLSLLESLSLQPGEATVIYRVGDLGSAALLPQLHAAVTEAGAELFLLEGNRVHGRRSWLPESWQEISDVDALTRLVPQVAAHDIFVCGAKAWMDAVEKAALQAGVPSAHIHSERFTD; encoded by the coding sequence GTGAATGAGACGACAGCCGTCACCGCGGGGCAACCGGGGGAGAACCTGCTCGGCGTGTTCCCGGTCAATGCCGGCCGTTCGGCGACCCGGCTATCGACCCCGCACATCCCTCGATGGTGGTCGGCCTGCGCAGTAGCAGCGATATGGGTAAGTCTGGCGTTCGTCCTGTGGCTGTGGTGGGCGAACGGCGGGGTCGGCAGAGCAACCTCAGCAGCCGAAGGCTGGACCTCCATGGGACGGCTCACCGGGTTGCTCTCCGCAGATCTCCTGCTCATTCAGCTACTGATGATCGCTCGGATACCTGCGGTGGAAAAAGCTTTCGGTCAGGATGTGCTGACCCGGGGCCACCGGGTGGTCGGTCTCGGTTCCTTCGCCTTGATGATGGCTCATCTAGGGATGATCCTCTTCGGGTATGCGGGGGCGTCCTGGTCACTGCTCTGGAAGACCACGGTCGACGTGGTCGTCGAGATGCCGGCGATGCTGTTGGCAACGCTCGGGACGGTGGCCCTGTGCCTGGTGGTTCTGTCCTCGGTGCGGGCTGCTCGCCGCCGGATGCGTTACGAATCATGGCATCTGATTCACCTGTATGCCTACCTCGGGTGTTTTCTCGCGTTGCCGCATCAACTGTGGGCCGGAGCGGATTTCCTGTCCTCCCCGGTGGCCACCGTGTACTGGTGGACTCTCTGGGTAGTTGCGGCGCTCTCCGTGCTCCTGTTCCGGGTAGGGCTGCCGGTCATGCGTAATCTGCGTCACCGGCTGGTCGTCACCGAGGTGAGTGCTTCAGCGGGAGGAGTGACCACGGTGACCATGACCGGCCGAGAGCTGGAACGGTTGCCTGTCGTCGGCGGGCAGTTCTTCCTGTGGCGGTTCCTCGACGGGCCCGGGTGGACCCGCGCGCACCCCTACTCGTTGTCCGCTGCACCTGACGGGCGCTCCCTGCAGATCACTGTGGCAGGCGTAGGTGACGGCGCCAGACGTCTGGCGACTCTGCGAACAGGCACTCGGGTCCTGATCGAAGGTCCCTACGGTCGCCTTCACGAAGGTGTACGTCGTCGCCGGCCGGCGTTGTTGATGGCTGCCGGAATCGGTATCGCCCCGATGCTCTCCCTGTTGGAGTCGTTGTCCTTGCAGCCTGGGGAAGCCACGGTGATCTACCGGGTCGGCGATCTGGGCTCCGCGGCTCTTCTGCCACAGCTGCACGCAGCGGTGACCGAGGCCGGGGCAGAGCTGTTCCTTCTGGAAGGCAATAGGGTTCATGGGCGGCGCTCATGGCTTCCCGAGAGTTGGCAGGAGATCTCCGACGTAGACGCCCTGACCCGTCTGGTCCCGCAGGTTGCCGCGCACGACATCTTTGTCTGCGGTGCAAAGGCCTGGATGGACGCTGTGGAGAAGGCAGCTCTCCAAGCCGGGGTTCCATCCGCCCATATCCACAGCGAACGTTTCACCGACTGA
- a CDS encoding L,D-transpeptidase, which translates to MTIRTALRTLAVAGLTIAISGLGAGSSRAAAPELGQHDVRALSVDRPVAPAAPASEIPAICKQKKNIVCASLAERTLRYFENGEEQLSTPVIYGRPGYETPKGTWQITAKTPDQWWSYPYKVYMPWGMKFDPKVGLYIHYSSGFALNSDSYVGSHGCIQTRDWEVTKKLYDRAVVGTTVHVY; encoded by the coding sequence ATGACCATTCGTACCGCGTTGCGCACACTCGCTGTCGCCGGACTGACCATCGCCATCAGCGGACTCGGTGCCGGCTCCTCCCGAGCTGCAGCGCCCGAGCTCGGACAGCACGATGTCCGGGCGCTTTCCGTCGACCGGCCGGTGGCACCCGCTGCACCGGCCAGTGAGATCCCGGCGATCTGCAAGCAGAAGAAGAACATCGTCTGTGCGTCCTTGGCCGAACGAACGCTGCGCTACTTCGAGAACGGCGAGGAGCAACTGTCCACCCCGGTCATCTACGGCCGCCCGGGTTACGAGACCCCGAAGGGCACCTGGCAGATCACGGCGAAGACACCTGACCAATGGTGGTCCTACCCGTACAAGGTCTACATGCCCTGGGGAATGAAGTTCGACCCGAAGGTCGGGCTCTACATCCACTACTCCTCGGGTTTCGCCCTGAACAGCGACAGCTATGTCGGCAGCCATGGGTGTATCCAGACGCGAGACTGGGAAGTCACCAAAAAGCTGTACGACCGGGCCGTAGTGGGTACCACGGTGCACGTCTACTGA